One genomic region from Vanacampus margaritifer isolate UIUO_Vmar chromosome 2, RoL_Vmar_1.0, whole genome shotgun sequence encodes:
- the tnk2b gene encoding tyrosine kinase, non-receptor, 2b isoform X4: protein MQCEEGTEWLLELLIEVQLQQYFLRIRDDLNVTRLSHFDYVKNEDLEKIGMGRPGQRRLWEAVKRKKAMCKRKSWMSKVFSGKRPDGGDFPQQGQPTSSFRRLSPTPPLDLEGVLTTRPAGDVPLDGHQQALTCLIPEKDLTLLEKLGDGSFGVVKRGEWLTPAGKIINVAVKCLKTDVLTQPDALEDFTCEVNAMHSLDHQNLIRLYGVVLTHPMKMVTELAPLGSLLERLRCVHPQGPVLIHTLCQYAVQVACGMAYLEQRRFIHRDLAARNILLASAHRVKIGDFGLMRALPNNHEHYVMQEHRKVPFAWCAPESLKTRTFSHATDTWMFGVTLWEMFTHGQEPWVGLNGSQILHKIDKESERLTKPEDCPQDIYNVMLQCWAQISDDRPTFLALREFLLETMPTDMCALQDFDEQDKLLIQTDDVITIIEGRAENYWWRGQNQRTLKVGQFPRHVVTSVAGLSAHDISRPLKNSFIHTGHGDANPHHCWGFPGRIDDLYLGNPMNPPDVLGLDLSAARPTQLPGRAKKEPPPRPPQPAVVIKSKSAFSQQLLTHCACPLCSLLAPLFKEPCYDAVHQDEDLTSAGLRRPSLQKTSSVKGLKLRPTAWVSSSKQWTDKTFESSHCPWREVSLIDFGEEFASPTPSPSPVVEIPIPCLAKLALEAENLLDRTPPQSPSKSLPRPLHPTPVVDWDARPLPPPPAYDDVAQDEDDMEVSSINSMEQQHSEEQKNVHIPQEDVSSGPEVEGVIRVSRATDKAGLEDNLFLPSKHSQGPTTSFSQSSEIFQELQQECMRRLNVPTLCPQAHPSSPEDKPQIPPRVPIPPRPIKRGDYSSARWSRDLSLSPTPPNITEDISSSEQDRPPQIPPREPLSQPGSRTPSPKGLEVGSPQQRVYSVSPTTMPVAFTTCPSTTHTHSSYLSTSPGKFMPTTHSFASDPKYAAPKVIQAQEKDFANKGPCILPIVRDGRKVSNTHYYLLPERPPYLDKYDRFFREAESLTGSTAEGRHVRQANTATVRPMVLSTLQGQGQGIVPLGDLKTNFSSSNLGSWTGMKTSVSLSGICAEGLTTPAGSAYCPRTDGLENSADKVKVVQEAVHGVTLEECQTALHNHNWNIQKAVHYLKVEQLFCLGLRSRPECLKLLEMCDWNLEVAGTQMLDDYGSTTQQRL from the exons GTGTTCAGTGGTAAGCGTCCAGATGGGGGGGACTTTCCCCAGCAGGGCCAGCCCACCTCCTCCTTCCGTAGGCTGTCTCCCACACCTCCCCTGGACCTGGAGGGAGTCCTGACCACACGTCCAGCTGGCGATGTCCCTCTTGACGGCCATCAGCAGGCTCTGACCTGCCTCATCCCGGAGAAGGACCTGACTCTCCTTGAAAAGCTGGGAGATGGATCTTTCGGTGTTGTGAAGAGAGGAGAGTGGCTGACTCCTGCAGGGAAGATA ATTAACGTGGCTGTGAAGTGTTTGAAGACAGATGTGCTCACTCAGCCCGATGCTTTGGAGGATTTCACCTGTGAGGTCAACGCCATGCACTCGCTGGATCACCAGAACCTCATTCGCCTCTACGGTGTGGTGCTCACACACCCAATGAAGATG GTGACCGAGCTGGCGCCACTTGGCTCTCTGCTGGAGCGCTTGCGGTGCGTCCATCCTCAGGGCCCCGTGTTGATCCACACTCTGTGTCAGTATGCTGTGCAGGTGGCCTGTGGTATGGCCTATCTAGAGCAGAGGCGGTTTATCCACAGAGATCTGGCGGCCAG GAATATCCTGCTGGCATCAGCTCACAGAGTGAAGATTGGCGATTTTGGCCTGATGAGGGCGCTACCGAACAATCATGAGCATTATGTCATGCAGGAACACCGGAAGGTTCCCTTTGCGTG GTGCGCCCCTGAGAGTCTGAAGACCAGAACATTCTCTCATGCTACTGACACGTGGATGTTTGGCGTGACTCTATGGGAGATGTTCACGCACGGCCAGGAGCCTTGGGTAGGCCTCAATGGGAGCCAG aTCCTGCATAAAATTGATAAAGAAAGTGAACGCCTCACGAAGCCAGAGGACTGTCCACAGGATATTTACAACGTCATGCTGCAGTGCTGGGCGCAGATATCAGATGACAGACCAACTTTTCTAGCCCTGCGGGAGTTCTTACTTGAG ACCATGCCGACGGACATGTGTGCGCTGCAGGACTTTGATGAGCAAGATAAGCTTCTGATTCagactgatgatgtcatcacaatCATCGAGGGCAG AGCCGAGAATTATTGGTGGCGAGGTCAAAATCAACGTACACTCAAAGTGGGACAGTTTCCCAGGCACGTGGTGACATCAGTGGCGGGTTTGTCAGCTCATGACATCAGCCGGCCACTTAAGAACAGCTTCATCCACACGGGCCATGGAGATGCCAACCCTCATCATTGCTGGGGATTCCCTGGCAGGATTGATGA TTTGTATCTTGGGAATCCTATGAATCCTCCTGATGTTCTGGGTTTGGACCTGAGTGCAGCTCGGCCCACTCAGCTACCAGGGCGAGCTAAAA AAGAGCCTCCTCCTCGCCCTCCTCAGCCAGCAGTGGTAATCAAGAGTAAGTCTGCTTTCTCTCAGCAGCTCCTCACCCATTGCGCCTGCCCTCTCTGTTCCCTTCTAGCTCCGCTCTTCAAAG AGCCTTGTTACGATGCAGTGCATCAGGATGAGGACCTGACATCCGCAGGACTGAGGAGACCGTCGCTTCAGAAAACGAGCTCTGTCAAAGGTCTCAAACTTAGACCAACGGCATGGGTGTCTTCTTCCAAACAGTGGACGGACAAGACTTTTGAGTCAAGCCACTGTCCCTGGAGAGAAGTGTCCCTCATTGACTTTGGGGAAGAGTTTGCCTCGCCCACACCCTCCCCGTCACCTGTGGTGGAAATCCCAATCCCCTGTCTCGCAAAGCTGGCTTTGGAAGCAGAAAACCTCTTGGACCGGACACCTCCTCAGAGTCCCTCCAAATCGTTGCCCCGCCCTCTTCACCCCACCCCGGTGGTGGACTGGGATGCACGGCCCTTACCCCCACCCCCGGCGTATGACGATGTAGCCCAGGATGAAGACGATATGGAG GTGAGTTCCATAAATAGCATGGAGCAACAGCACAGTGAGGAGCAGAAGAATGTCCATATCCCACAGGAGGACGTCTCGTCTGGACCGGAAGTGGAGGGTGTCATCCGTGTCTCCAGAGCTACAGACAAAGCAGGCCTCGAAGATAACCTCTTTCTCCCCAGCAAGCACAGCCAGGGCCCAACTACCTCATTCTCCCAGTCATCAGAAATATTCCAGGAACTCCAGCAAGAGTGCATGAGGAGGCTCAATGTCCCGACATTATGTCCGCAGGCGCACCCGTCCTCCCCTGAAGACAAACCCCAAATCCCTCCTCGTGTCCCTATTCCCCCTCGCCCAATTAAAAGAGGCGACTACTCCTCTGCTCGTTGGTCAAGGGACCTGTCGCTGTCCCCGACCCCGCCCAACATCACCGAAGACATTTCAAGCTCAGAGCAGGACCGGCCGCCGCAAATCCCTCCGAGGGAGCCTTTGTCGCAGCCTGGCTCCAGGACTCCCAGCCCCAAAGGCCTGGAAGTGGGCTCCCCGCAGCAGAGAGTCTACTCTGTCAGTCCCACCACCATGCCAGTTGCCTTTACTACCTGCCCCTCAACAACACACACCCACAGCTCCTACCTCTCCACCTCTCCAGGTAAATTCATGCCTACTACGCACAGCTTTGCCTCAGACCCCAAATATGCTGCACCCAAAGTGATCCAGGCACAGGAGAAGGACTTTGCAAACAAGGGGCCCTGCATCCTCCCCATTGTCCGTGACGGGCGAAAAGTCAGTAACACTCACTATTACCTTCTGCCGGAGAGGCCGCCCTACCTTGACAAATACGACCGCTTCTTCAGGGAGGCCGAGAGCCTGACTGGCAGCACTGCAGAGGGCAGACACGTACGGCAAGCTAACACTGCTACGGTCCGACCCATGGTGCTCAGCACTTTACAGGGGCAGGGACAGGGGATTGTCCCACTGGGTGATCTGAAGACTAATTTCTCCTCCAGCAATCTTGGATCATGGACAGGAATGAAGACATCAGTTAGTCTCTCTGGTATTTGTGCAGAAGGTTTGACAACACCAGCAGGCAGCGCTTACTGTCCCAGGACAGACGGATTGGAAAACTCAGCTGACAAAGTCAAAGTG GTGCAGGAGGCAGTTCACGGTGTAACGTTAGAAGAATGCCAAACTGCCCTCCACAACCACAACTGGAATATTCAGAAAGCTGTGCATTACCTCAAG GTGGAGCAGTTGTTTTGTTTGGGTCTGAGGAGCAGGCCCGAGTGTCTAAAGCTGCTGGAGATGTGTGACTGGAACCTGGAGGTGGCCGGCACTCAGATGTTGGATGACTATGGATCCACAACACAACAGAG GCTGTAA
- the tnk2b gene encoding tyrosine kinase, non-receptor, 2b isoform X2 has product MLIRCGRAAMGETAEYQRLQETSESDYHCVNSDDEEKLGNNMQCEEGTEWLLELLIEVQLQQYFLRIRDDLNVTRLSHFDYVKNEDLEKIGMGRPGQRRLWEAVKRKKAMCKRKSWMSKVFSGKRPDGGDFPQQGQPTSSFRRLSPTPPLDLEGVLTTRPAGDVPLDGHQQALTCLIPEKDLTLLEKLGDGSFGVVKRGEWLTPAGKIINVAVKCLKTDVLTQPDALEDFTCEVNAMHSLDHQNLIRLYGVVLTHPMKMVTELAPLGSLLERLRCVHPQGPVLIHTLCQYAVQVACGMAYLEQRRFIHRDLAARNILLASAHRVKIGDFGLMRALPNNHEHYVMQEHRKVPFAWCAPESLKTRTFSHATDTWMFGVTLWEMFTHGQEPWVGLNGSQILHKIDKESERLTKPEDCPQDIYNVMLQCWAQISDDRPTFLALREFLLETMPTDMCALQDFDEQDKLLIQTDDVITIIEGRAENYWWRGQNQRTLKVGQFPRHVVTSVAGLSAHDISRPLKNSFIHTGHGDANPHHCWGFPGRIDDLYLGNPMNPPDVLGLDLSAARPTQLPGRAKKEPPPRPPQPAVVIKKPCYDAVHQDEDLTSAGLRRPSLQKTSSVKGLKLRPTAWVSSSKQWTDKTFESSHCPWREVSLIDFGEEFASPTPSPSPVVEIPIPCLAKLALEAENLLDRTPPQSPSKSLPRPLHPTPVVDWDARPLPPPPAYDDVAQDEDDMEVSSINSMEQQHSEEQKNVHIPQEDVSSGPEVEGVIRVSRATDKAGLEDNLFLPSKHSQGPTTSFSQSSEIFQELQQECMRRLNVPTLCPQAHPSSPEDKPQIPPRVPIPPRPIKRGDYSSARWSRDLSLSPTPPNITEDISSSEQDRPPQIPPREPLSQPGSRTPSPKGLEVGSPQQRVYSVSPTTMPVAFTTCPSTTHTHSSYLSTSPGKFMPTTHSFASDPKYAAPKVIQAQEKDFANKGPCILPIVRDGRKVSNTHYYLLPERPPYLDKYDRFFREAESLTGSTAEGRHVRQANTATVRPMVLSTLQGQGQGIVPLGDLKTNFSSSNLGSWTGMKTSVSLSGICAEGLTTPAGSAYCPRTDGLENSADKVKVVQEAVHGVTLEECQTALHNHNWNIQKAVHYLKVEQLFCLGLRSRPECLKLLEMCDWNLEVAGTQMLDDYGSTTQQRL; this is encoded by the exons GTGTTCAGTGGTAAGCGTCCAGATGGGGGGGACTTTCCCCAGCAGGGCCAGCCCACCTCCTCCTTCCGTAGGCTGTCTCCCACACCTCCCCTGGACCTGGAGGGAGTCCTGACCACACGTCCAGCTGGCGATGTCCCTCTTGACGGCCATCAGCAGGCTCTGACCTGCCTCATCCCGGAGAAGGACCTGACTCTCCTTGAAAAGCTGGGAGATGGATCTTTCGGTGTTGTGAAGAGAGGAGAGTGGCTGACTCCTGCAGGGAAGATA ATTAACGTGGCTGTGAAGTGTTTGAAGACAGATGTGCTCACTCAGCCCGATGCTTTGGAGGATTTCACCTGTGAGGTCAACGCCATGCACTCGCTGGATCACCAGAACCTCATTCGCCTCTACGGTGTGGTGCTCACACACCCAATGAAGATG GTGACCGAGCTGGCGCCACTTGGCTCTCTGCTGGAGCGCTTGCGGTGCGTCCATCCTCAGGGCCCCGTGTTGATCCACACTCTGTGTCAGTATGCTGTGCAGGTGGCCTGTGGTATGGCCTATCTAGAGCAGAGGCGGTTTATCCACAGAGATCTGGCGGCCAG GAATATCCTGCTGGCATCAGCTCACAGAGTGAAGATTGGCGATTTTGGCCTGATGAGGGCGCTACCGAACAATCATGAGCATTATGTCATGCAGGAACACCGGAAGGTTCCCTTTGCGTG GTGCGCCCCTGAGAGTCTGAAGACCAGAACATTCTCTCATGCTACTGACACGTGGATGTTTGGCGTGACTCTATGGGAGATGTTCACGCACGGCCAGGAGCCTTGGGTAGGCCTCAATGGGAGCCAG aTCCTGCATAAAATTGATAAAGAAAGTGAACGCCTCACGAAGCCAGAGGACTGTCCACAGGATATTTACAACGTCATGCTGCAGTGCTGGGCGCAGATATCAGATGACAGACCAACTTTTCTAGCCCTGCGGGAGTTCTTACTTGAG ACCATGCCGACGGACATGTGTGCGCTGCAGGACTTTGATGAGCAAGATAAGCTTCTGATTCagactgatgatgtcatcacaatCATCGAGGGCAG AGCCGAGAATTATTGGTGGCGAGGTCAAAATCAACGTACACTCAAAGTGGGACAGTTTCCCAGGCACGTGGTGACATCAGTGGCGGGTTTGTCAGCTCATGACATCAGCCGGCCACTTAAGAACAGCTTCATCCACACGGGCCATGGAGATGCCAACCCTCATCATTGCTGGGGATTCCCTGGCAGGATTGATGA TTTGTATCTTGGGAATCCTATGAATCCTCCTGATGTTCTGGGTTTGGACCTGAGTGCAGCTCGGCCCACTCAGCTACCAGGGCGAGCTAAAA AAGAGCCTCCTCCTCGCCCTCCTCAGCCAGCAGTGGTAATCAAGA AGCCTTGTTACGATGCAGTGCATCAGGATGAGGACCTGACATCCGCAGGACTGAGGAGACCGTCGCTTCAGAAAACGAGCTCTGTCAAAGGTCTCAAACTTAGACCAACGGCATGGGTGTCTTCTTCCAAACAGTGGACGGACAAGACTTTTGAGTCAAGCCACTGTCCCTGGAGAGAAGTGTCCCTCATTGACTTTGGGGAAGAGTTTGCCTCGCCCACACCCTCCCCGTCACCTGTGGTGGAAATCCCAATCCCCTGTCTCGCAAAGCTGGCTTTGGAAGCAGAAAACCTCTTGGACCGGACACCTCCTCAGAGTCCCTCCAAATCGTTGCCCCGCCCTCTTCACCCCACCCCGGTGGTGGACTGGGATGCACGGCCCTTACCCCCACCCCCGGCGTATGACGATGTAGCCCAGGATGAAGACGATATGGAG GTGAGTTCCATAAATAGCATGGAGCAACAGCACAGTGAGGAGCAGAAGAATGTCCATATCCCACAGGAGGACGTCTCGTCTGGACCGGAAGTGGAGGGTGTCATCCGTGTCTCCAGAGCTACAGACAAAGCAGGCCTCGAAGATAACCTCTTTCTCCCCAGCAAGCACAGCCAGGGCCCAACTACCTCATTCTCCCAGTCATCAGAAATATTCCAGGAACTCCAGCAAGAGTGCATGAGGAGGCTCAATGTCCCGACATTATGTCCGCAGGCGCACCCGTCCTCCCCTGAAGACAAACCCCAAATCCCTCCTCGTGTCCCTATTCCCCCTCGCCCAATTAAAAGAGGCGACTACTCCTCTGCTCGTTGGTCAAGGGACCTGTCGCTGTCCCCGACCCCGCCCAACATCACCGAAGACATTTCAAGCTCAGAGCAGGACCGGCCGCCGCAAATCCCTCCGAGGGAGCCTTTGTCGCAGCCTGGCTCCAGGACTCCCAGCCCCAAAGGCCTGGAAGTGGGCTCCCCGCAGCAGAGAGTCTACTCTGTCAGTCCCACCACCATGCCAGTTGCCTTTACTACCTGCCCCTCAACAACACACACCCACAGCTCCTACCTCTCCACCTCTCCAGGTAAATTCATGCCTACTACGCACAGCTTTGCCTCAGACCCCAAATATGCTGCACCCAAAGTGATCCAGGCACAGGAGAAGGACTTTGCAAACAAGGGGCCCTGCATCCTCCCCATTGTCCGTGACGGGCGAAAAGTCAGTAACACTCACTATTACCTTCTGCCGGAGAGGCCGCCCTACCTTGACAAATACGACCGCTTCTTCAGGGAGGCCGAGAGCCTGACTGGCAGCACTGCAGAGGGCAGACACGTACGGCAAGCTAACACTGCTACGGTCCGACCCATGGTGCTCAGCACTTTACAGGGGCAGGGACAGGGGATTGTCCCACTGGGTGATCTGAAGACTAATTTCTCCTCCAGCAATCTTGGATCATGGACAGGAATGAAGACATCAGTTAGTCTCTCTGGTATTTGTGCAGAAGGTTTGACAACACCAGCAGGCAGCGCTTACTGTCCCAGGACAGACGGATTGGAAAACTCAGCTGACAAAGTCAAAGTG GTGCAGGAGGCAGTTCACGGTGTAACGTTAGAAGAATGCCAAACTGCCCTCCACAACCACAACTGGAATATTCAGAAAGCTGTGCATTACCTCAAG GTGGAGCAGTTGTTTTGTTTGGGTCTGAGGAGCAGGCCCGAGTGTCTAAAGCTGCTGGAGATGTGTGACTGGAACCTGGAGGTGGCCGGCACTCAGATGTTGGATGACTATGGATCCACAACACAACAGAG GCTGTAA
- the tnk2b gene encoding tyrosine kinase, non-receptor, 2b isoform X5, which yields MRRFDKLRKSFPFLAHFRVYRKLGNNMQCEEGTEWLLELLIEVQLQQYFLRIRDDLNVTRLSHFDYVKNEDLEKIGMGRPGQRRLWEAVKRKKAMCKRKSWMSKVFSGKRPDGGDFPQQGQPTSSFRRLSPTPPLDLEGVLTTRPAGDVPLDGHQQALTCLIPEKDLTLLEKLGDGSFGVVKRGEWLTPAGKIINVAVKCLKTDVLTQPDALEDFTCEVNAMHSLDHQNLIRLYGVVLTHPMKMVTELAPLGSLLERLRCVHPQGPVLIHTLCQYAVQVACGMAYLEQRRFIHRDLAARNILLASAHRVKIGDFGLMRALPNNHEHYVMQEHRKVPFAWCAPESLKTRTFSHATDTWMFGVTLWEMFTHGQEPWVGLNGSQILHKIDKESERLTKPEDCPQDIYNVMLQCWAQISDDRPTFLALREFLLETMPTDMCALQDFDEQDKLLIQTDDVITIIEGRAENYWWRGQNQRTLKVGQFPRHVVTSVAGLSAHDISRPLKNSFIHTGHGDANPHHCWGFPGRIDDLYLGNPMNPPDVLGLDLSAARPTQLPGRAKKPCYDAVHQDEDLTSAGLRRPSLQKTSSVKGLKLRPTAWVSSSKQWTDKTFESSHCPWREVSLIDFGEEFASPTPSPSPVVEIPIPCLAKLALEAENLLDRTPPQSPSKSLPRPLHPTPVVDWDARPLPPPPAYDDVAQDEDDMEVSSINSMEQQHSEEQKNVHIPQEDVSSGPEVEGVIRVSRATDKAGLEDNLFLPSKHSQGPTTSFSQSSEIFQELQQECMRRLNVPTLCPQAHPSSPEDKPQIPPRVPIPPRPIKRGDYSSARWSRDLSLSPTPPNITEDISSSEQDRPPQIPPREPLSQPGSRTPSPKGLEVGSPQQRVYSVSPTTMPVAFTTCPSTTHTHSSYLSTSPGKFMPTTHSFASDPKYAAPKVIQAQEKDFANKGPCILPIVRDGRKVSNTHYYLLPERPPYLDKYDRFFREAESLTGSTAEGRHVRQANTATVRPMVLSTLQGQGQGIVPLGDLKTNFSSSNLGSWTGMKTSVSLSGICAEGLTTPAGSAYCPRTDGLENSADKVKVVQEAVHGVTLEECQTALHNHNWNIQKAVHYLKVEQLFCLGLRSRPECLKLLEMCDWNLEVAGTQMLDDYGSTTQQRL from the exons GTGTTCAGTGGTAAGCGTCCAGATGGGGGGGACTTTCCCCAGCAGGGCCAGCCCACCTCCTCCTTCCGTAGGCTGTCTCCCACACCTCCCCTGGACCTGGAGGGAGTCCTGACCACACGTCCAGCTGGCGATGTCCCTCTTGACGGCCATCAGCAGGCTCTGACCTGCCTCATCCCGGAGAAGGACCTGACTCTCCTTGAAAAGCTGGGAGATGGATCTTTCGGTGTTGTGAAGAGAGGAGAGTGGCTGACTCCTGCAGGGAAGATA ATTAACGTGGCTGTGAAGTGTTTGAAGACAGATGTGCTCACTCAGCCCGATGCTTTGGAGGATTTCACCTGTGAGGTCAACGCCATGCACTCGCTGGATCACCAGAACCTCATTCGCCTCTACGGTGTGGTGCTCACACACCCAATGAAGATG GTGACCGAGCTGGCGCCACTTGGCTCTCTGCTGGAGCGCTTGCGGTGCGTCCATCCTCAGGGCCCCGTGTTGATCCACACTCTGTGTCAGTATGCTGTGCAGGTGGCCTGTGGTATGGCCTATCTAGAGCAGAGGCGGTTTATCCACAGAGATCTGGCGGCCAG GAATATCCTGCTGGCATCAGCTCACAGAGTGAAGATTGGCGATTTTGGCCTGATGAGGGCGCTACCGAACAATCATGAGCATTATGTCATGCAGGAACACCGGAAGGTTCCCTTTGCGTG GTGCGCCCCTGAGAGTCTGAAGACCAGAACATTCTCTCATGCTACTGACACGTGGATGTTTGGCGTGACTCTATGGGAGATGTTCACGCACGGCCAGGAGCCTTGGGTAGGCCTCAATGGGAGCCAG aTCCTGCATAAAATTGATAAAGAAAGTGAACGCCTCACGAAGCCAGAGGACTGTCCACAGGATATTTACAACGTCATGCTGCAGTGCTGGGCGCAGATATCAGATGACAGACCAACTTTTCTAGCCCTGCGGGAGTTCTTACTTGAG ACCATGCCGACGGACATGTGTGCGCTGCAGGACTTTGATGAGCAAGATAAGCTTCTGATTCagactgatgatgtcatcacaatCATCGAGGGCAG AGCCGAGAATTATTGGTGGCGAGGTCAAAATCAACGTACACTCAAAGTGGGACAGTTTCCCAGGCACGTGGTGACATCAGTGGCGGGTTTGTCAGCTCATGACATCAGCCGGCCACTTAAGAACAGCTTCATCCACACGGGCCATGGAGATGCCAACCCTCATCATTGCTGGGGATTCCCTGGCAGGATTGATGA TTTGTATCTTGGGAATCCTATGAATCCTCCTGATGTTCTGGGTTTGGACCTGAGTGCAGCTCGGCCCACTCAGCTACCAGGGCGAGCTAAAA AGCCTTGTTACGATGCAGTGCATCAGGATGAGGACCTGACATCCGCAGGACTGAGGAGACCGTCGCTTCAGAAAACGAGCTCTGTCAAAGGTCTCAAACTTAGACCAACGGCATGGGTGTCTTCTTCCAAACAGTGGACGGACAAGACTTTTGAGTCAAGCCACTGTCCCTGGAGAGAAGTGTCCCTCATTGACTTTGGGGAAGAGTTTGCCTCGCCCACACCCTCCCCGTCACCTGTGGTGGAAATCCCAATCCCCTGTCTCGCAAAGCTGGCTTTGGAAGCAGAAAACCTCTTGGACCGGACACCTCCTCAGAGTCCCTCCAAATCGTTGCCCCGCCCTCTTCACCCCACCCCGGTGGTGGACTGGGATGCACGGCCCTTACCCCCACCCCCGGCGTATGACGATGTAGCCCAGGATGAAGACGATATGGAG GTGAGTTCCATAAATAGCATGGAGCAACAGCACAGTGAGGAGCAGAAGAATGTCCATATCCCACAGGAGGACGTCTCGTCTGGACCGGAAGTGGAGGGTGTCATCCGTGTCTCCAGAGCTACAGACAAAGCAGGCCTCGAAGATAACCTCTTTCTCCCCAGCAAGCACAGCCAGGGCCCAACTACCTCATTCTCCCAGTCATCAGAAATATTCCAGGAACTCCAGCAAGAGTGCATGAGGAGGCTCAATGTCCCGACATTATGTCCGCAGGCGCACCCGTCCTCCCCTGAAGACAAACCCCAAATCCCTCCTCGTGTCCCTATTCCCCCTCGCCCAATTAAAAGAGGCGACTACTCCTCTGCTCGTTGGTCAAGGGACCTGTCGCTGTCCCCGACCCCGCCCAACATCACCGAAGACATTTCAAGCTCAGAGCAGGACCGGCCGCCGCAAATCCCTCCGAGGGAGCCTTTGTCGCAGCCTGGCTCCAGGACTCCCAGCCCCAAAGGCCTGGAAGTGGGCTCCCCGCAGCAGAGAGTCTACTCTGTCAGTCCCACCACCATGCCAGTTGCCTTTACTACCTGCCCCTCAACAACACACACCCACAGCTCCTACCTCTCCACCTCTCCAGGTAAATTCATGCCTACTACGCACAGCTTTGCCTCAGACCCCAAATATGCTGCACCCAAAGTGATCCAGGCACAGGAGAAGGACTTTGCAAACAAGGGGCCCTGCATCCTCCCCATTGTCCGTGACGGGCGAAAAGTCAGTAACACTCACTATTACCTTCTGCCGGAGAGGCCGCCCTACCTTGACAAATACGACCGCTTCTTCAGGGAGGCCGAGAGCCTGACTGGCAGCACTGCAGAGGGCAGACACGTACGGCAAGCTAACACTGCTACGGTCCGACCCATGGTGCTCAGCACTTTACAGGGGCAGGGACAGGGGATTGTCCCACTGGGTGATCTGAAGACTAATTTCTCCTCCAGCAATCTTGGATCATGGACAGGAATGAAGACATCAGTTAGTCTCTCTGGTATTTGTGCAGAAGGTTTGACAACACCAGCAGGCAGCGCTTACTGTCCCAGGACAGACGGATTGGAAAACTCAGCTGACAAAGTCAAAGTG GTGCAGGAGGCAGTTCACGGTGTAACGTTAGAAGAATGCCAAACTGCCCTCCACAACCACAACTGGAATATTCAGAAAGCTGTGCATTACCTCAAG GTGGAGCAGTTGTTTTGTTTGGGTCTGAGGAGCAGGCCCGAGTGTCTAAAGCTGCTGGAGATGTGTGACTGGAACCTGGAGGTGGCCGGCACTCAGATGTTGGATGACTATGGATCCACAACACAACAGAG GCTGTAA